aaagaaagaaagaaagaaagaaagaaagaaagaaagaaagaaagactacCTGTGtattttattatgattattctggttgttattattattattatttctcatGCTTCTACAGAAATCTGTTAGCCCtgatgctttatttttttttgtgttgtttcccATAACATTCATGCCACTAAAACAACTACCAAGAATTTATCATATTATGTGACAATGCAGGACTTTCTATCTGACTTTGTTACATAAAATGCATGGAAAACAGTGACCTCTGCTGCACAAATGTGTTTGTTGCATGGATAAGAAACAGCACGGTGCAATGTTGTACTACAGAAATGTTTATTCTCTATAAATGTAAAGTAATtttaaagtaattattttttcacatcacattttcttcactctgtttaaacataaataaagaatGGGAATGATTTGACACTCACTCCCATCCTGTAGGGGGTGTATTTCCTTCACTGTGACATGGTGCGCCGTCCTCACTTGTCCCCTAAAAGCTAATAGATAAAATGGCGTCTGAAAACAGCTCAGAATCCCAAGATGAGAAAGCAGCCCTTTTAGAAACGGGTGCAGAGGGAGATGCTCTTTCGCAATGtgatgtagcagcaaaacaaaggGAGTCCAAATTAACGCTCTATCACTGGACGCAGTCTTTCAACTCCCAGAAGGTGAGTGACAGCGCGTTTCAGCACCACAGTTCCGTGGACAGCTCCTCATTAATGGTCTGATTGGAAATCTGCTAAAATGGATCTGGTTTTAAAGGATAACAGTGGAGTATTCAGCTGTCATGCTTTGAAGCAAGCATCCAACACTCATTTTGTATATGTAGTATTTGCCAGAGGTATAGTTTATGTGCCTTCCTGCTGTAGCTGTTGTCATAGGTGGAGCAGAGTAACATTTCAGCACTACACTGCACTGGACAGCTCCTTAAGGGTTTGATAAGACATTTGGTCAAATCTCAAAGTCTCATCATGACACATTTAGACATCCCTCATACTTCTGGGTCCTACCACCCTTCAACAGTTCAGTCTAAACTCTCATTGCCATTcacatttctttctttgtttttgtgttgttgtttttttttatttgcaggtGCGTCTGGCCATAGCAGAAAAGGGCTTACACTGTGAAGAGTATGACGTGAGCCTTCCTCTCAGTGAGCACAATGAGCCTTGGTTTATGCGTCTGAATCCTACAGGTGAAGTTCCAGTCTTAGTCCATAATGACAACGTTATCTGTGACCCGACACAGATTATGGAGTACCTGGAGCAGAACTTTAATGATGGTAAGGCTTAAAAGTGGTTCTAGTGacactctaaagcacaggtgtcaaacatgcggcccgggggccaaatccggcccgccaaagggtccagtctggcccttgggatgaatttgtgaaatgcaaaaattacactgaagatattaccaatccttttagttcaggttccacattcagaccaattcaatctcaagtgggcaggaccagtaaaatactatcataaaacaTATAAGTAATTGTCAAGGTCCAAACTGCAGCCACATCTTTTGAAATACAAGAAcatttttacataaatatttcatgataatatttgatattacattttaaaggtatcAAAAAccctttttccactactgtatgtattTCTTGTTTGTTGTAGATTTAGtcattctttgtttgttttttgatttttgttgcTTAGTGGTTGTTTTACTCTTTCACAGTTGGTGTGTTGCCTGTTTTATACTGCATgtttttatcataaaattatgcTTATTTTGCAATTTTTGATGATTTTCATTCATCCTTAAAGCTAAGTTCCACTGTATGGGTCTGAATCCAATCAGCTTTTATCTGGTAAGCATGAAACTGTTTACTTCATTAATtccctgtttgttttgttttgttaaaatatgtgttttcttagctctgttgtttgtagtggataatcctttctttttttaatttaaacctATAAATGGCATAAAAGAACACAATTACATAACTCTGCCTGCCTATTCatgacatttttgtcttcagATGGCACACCCAAGCTGATCCCTGAGGAAGGCAGTACTTATTATCACAGAGTGCAGCACTACAGAGAACTACTGGACTCACTACAGATGGATGCTTACACCCATGGCTGCATCCTACATCCTGAGGTCACTGTGGACTCCCACATACCAGCATATGCAGCCACATGCATACGAAGTAAGACACACTGTGATGCAATCCAGTAGTAACATACAGGTCTGAACATGCATGCATATTATACTATACAATATACTGAAATTAGACAAAGACTGTGTCCTCATTTATTCTTAATTTgctctgttaacccataaagacccaaacagccactgatgaccaaaaccatctactaatgtaaaatgtttaatacctgttgatccactaatcctatcaatacatgtaaataattggtgtaaaatgcagtttgtcatcttttcatggtcatcagatatgacccatttggacgttcagaggctctgtagtgaacatggaaacaccgtcatcttctacaacattgattcaccagtaaaacccatggagttggatcaatgacagtggatggaaacacttgctttatgttcagttaatgatagattttacagaaaaaagtcactttttcttcagttttctttgtttttgatataatcaccATCTACttgaatctgaacttttatgaacatccacctgatcagtaaattaaatataacaaaatacaagattttcactgaaacaatgcgaaacacagaggacaatattacaataaatagtgataaatcacttcagaaagggtacATTTAGAGGAAAgaatcatatgggaactgccacaaaagtagtactgggtctttctaggttaaatgtattttttgatctAGGTGTTAACCTCTCCTACTACAGCCTCTTTTACAGTAATATGTTTCACGTCATTCaattttaatctgaccttttatgaacatccacatgatcagtaaattaaatataggaaaaaacatgatgttcactgaataggatgcaaaatacagaggataatgtcataataaatggtgttaatcaTTTCggagaaattaaatatagagaaaaaatatattttggaatGGCTATAAAAGTAGccctggatctttatgggttaaattttctCATGATTAAAGACAGTATAGTTCTTTGTTGTTAATGTGAAACTGTTTTTGACAGCACAGATAGGAAACACACAATCAGAGCTGAAGAAACTGGCTGAGCAGAACCCGGAACTTAAAGATGCGTACATAGCAAAACAAAGGCGCTTGAAGGTAAGACTCCAAGATGTCAAAGAGTCAGATGATCATTATAACATGTTTCATCAAGTAAATTCTGCTACAAATGAATGCATTAATATATAAAAATGGTTCTACAGTCCAAGCTGTATGACCATGACAACATGAAATATCTGAAGAAGCTGCTTGATGAACTGGAAAGTGTGATGGATCAAGTAGAGACAGAATTACAGAGGAGGGTGGAGGAAACACCAGGTAAGTACAGCAACCTGTTATGGAAAGATTATTCATGTGCCAGTGGTGAGACTTGGTCATGTCACACCGTCATAATGACAGTAGCATTTTAAATATCATGTTATCTATTCCCTACATCCTCCGCATCACCTCGTGTGTTTCCTCACAGAGGAAGGCAGTCCATCCTGGCTGTGCGGTGAGTTCTTCAGCATGGCCGACGTCTCTCTGGCAGTCACCTTACACCGTCTCAAGTTCCTTGGCCTCTCCCGTCGCTACTGGGGCAACGGTAACCGCGTCAACCTGGAAACATACTATGAGCGTGTGGTAGAGCGTCCAGCCTTCAGGAGAGTTCTGGGCCATGTCAACAACATCCTGATATCTGCTGTCCTCCCTGTGGCATTTCGTGTGGCCAGAAAGAATGCACCAGTTATCGTTGGTACGACTCTGTTGATAGGCATTCTGGGAGGAGCTACATACCTTGCTTTTCTTTACATGAAGAAAAGGCTGACAGTCTCCATCTGAGTTACATGATTTTGAACTGAAATGGGGACTGGGTCGCAGAAAGATGATGCAAAACAGGTTATATGTGTCTAATATCTTAATACAAATTTACATGATGGAGTGCACAGAAGTTAAtataacacaaaattaaaaccCTACGAACCTTAAATCTTAATCTGTCTTAGTCTGTGTTGCTTGTTGCACAACATGCCCTTTTAGTCATCCCAAAAACATGACTGGAGCATTTCACACCAAAGGATTGACATAAAgatctatacaggtgttgttatctgttttttattttgttataaagCACATATAAGCCGACAATATTTGACAAGTCAGATATCAGCCTGTAAACAGCATTGCATTTGGTAGGTGCTGATGCATTTTTGGAAATACACAGTAGATGGTCTGAGAAGCAGGAGTTTAGACTTTTATTCCATGCTTTCATAACTCAACTTTGACACAAATATGAAAAACGTGATGTGTGCAGTGATATGCACCTTTTGTGTTTACACCGGACTGGAATTAGTTGAAATAGTCTGGTCTTCTAGAGAAAATGGAAAACACATAAATATGCCCAGGAAGAGTATGATCTTTGTTTTTTGAGTCAAACTAAATTGAAAATATCATGAAATACATTTTATGTGTGAGCAAATAATTG
This genomic window from Sphaeramia orbicularis chromosome 20, fSphaOr1.1, whole genome shotgun sequence contains:
- the gdap1 gene encoding ganglioside-induced differentiation-associated protein 1 encodes the protein MASENSSESQDEKAALLETGAEGDALSQCDVAAKQRESKLTLYHWTQSFNSQKVRLAIAEKGLHCEEYDVSLPLSEHNEPWFMRLNPTGEVPVLVHNDNVICDPTQIMEYLEQNFNDDGTPKLIPEEGSTYYHRVQHYRELLDSLQMDAYTHGCILHPEVTVDSHIPAYAATCIRTQIGNTQSELKKLAEQNPELKDAYIAKQRRLKSKLYDHDNMKYLKKLLDELESVMDQVETELQRRVEETPEEGSPSWLCGEFFSMADVSLAVTLHRLKFLGLSRRYWGNGNRVNLETYYERVVERPAFRRVLGHVNNILISAVLPVAFRVARKNAPVIVGTTLLIGILGGATYLAFLYMKKRLTVSI